The genomic interval ATTGCGCGGTGCAGCGCCGTCCAGTGACGACCATCGGTTTCAACATGGTTCGGATCAAACCTTTGTGGTAGACATCTATTCAAAAAAAGACCCCCACCCAATGTAATTTTTTGGTTTGGTTGTAATTCAAAGTCATTTTTTGGTAAAGAGCCATTCCCCATTTCAGTTGGAGCCATGATGGATAAAAACACGCCTAGTGGCCCAGCAAATCTGCCAAGTCCAACAAGAGTCATTCCTTCTCCAATTAACCAGTCAGCTATATATTCTTGTACGGTTTCAAATGCAATGGTCACGTAATCTTTCCCGTCTTCTTTTTTTTCATAGACTGCATAACTTCTGCCCATGGCATCATAAACATGTTCAATTTTTTCGGCGGTTAAAGACATATAATGCTCCTGGTGATAATACAAATTACTTGAAACTGCAATCAAAACAGCCCGTAAGAGATCTGAATAGAGGTGCTTTGTTTGTTATTTATTTAACGAAATGAATTTTAATTGCGTTGCAATTGGCTTTCAATACCGTGTTACTCTGGCTGGAGAAGGCTGCTAAAACCTCGAATAAGTGGAATTTCAATTTCTGCTGTATGTGTCGCATTCCCCGCGTCAATGCTGGACACATCCTCATTTGTATATAAGAGGATGTCTTTTGAAATTTAATCCTCGTACCATTGGACAAAACCATCATTTTTTTTTGATTGAATTATTATGACTATATTCTGGTTAGTTTGCCGAGTATAATGCTTGGCTATGGTTTGTACATATAGAAGGTGAATAATGAAAATAGCAGTCCTGCAAGCTGTTGAGGATAAAATAATAGAAATTAGACAGCAGGCTGTTTTAATTGATAGTGATGTAGCCAATCTATATGGAGTTGAAACAAAACGAATTAATGAAGCGGTTAAAAATAATCCTGAAAAATTTCCGGACAACTACATTATTTTTTTGAATGAAGCAGATAAAAGCGAACTGGTCGAAAATTTCGACCGGTTCAGTAACCTTAAACATTCTAGCGTACTACCAAAGGCCTTCACTGAAAGAGGGCTTTATATGTTGGCTACAATTTTAAAGAGCGAGAGGGCGACAGAAACTACTCTGGCCATAGTGGAAACTTTCGCGAAGGTTAAGGAGATTGAGCGGACAATAAAAGCGATCCCCAATACACCACAGAATTCACCAAAGTATCAAGAATTGATGCAAAAGACGGGTGATCTTATTTCAGAATTGGTTGTTCCTGATGATCTGGAGACTTCTGAATCGGAGGCAAGCATTGAAATCAATCTGGCATTAGTTAAATTTAAGTACACTGTCAAAAAAAAGGCAAAATAATCCTATGAATGGCACAAGACAGGCGTTAGTTTTATGGGAAAATGTTCGGCCAGAATATCGTATTATGATTTTAAACAATGTCTGGTGTGGTCAATGCGGAAAAGGCGTTGGTATTGCTAATCCTTACGCAACTGTTCTAAAAGGCGATATTTTATTGGATGGTACATGCGTTACATGTGGCTCCAAGGTTGCGAGATACCTGGAAATGCAGACTTAGAGTAGGGGGCATGGCGGCACATTCACGCCAACTAAGCCTGATTACTGTGATAATCAGACCTGATTTTCTGCTTCATCTTTATAGCCATAAAGAACTCTAAACGCCGTTAATATAAATCCGACTAATAATATATAGAATCCAAGATTTTCGCCTTCCTGAGCGGATAATTCCATTGTATGTATTAAAAATAAATTAAAATTATATAAAGGACCTACTCCCAGCTTGTTGTGAACAGTCAGTATGCTCCCAAGAAAAAAGAAGGAAATACAAGCCAAAGTATACAAACAATTCAAAACTTCTTTCATATATTATTTCCTCGTCAACGAGAGCGCTCATCTAAAAGGTGTAGTAGTTCAAACTTGATCTGACAGTTGTTTGAACTACTACATTTTATTATCTTTCTGTGTGGTCTGTCGGGCTATTTTAAAACAATGGCCTCCGCAGTGGTTTGTGAGAGTCCTGATGTGATATTCGTAATTCCCTGTGCACCGATCAATGCCGCTTGCTTTTTTAGTTCAGACGTAATGGATTCCTGCGAAAAAGTCATGCCTACAAAATTATGGTTTTGGGCGGTAACCCTTCCAATAATCTTATAATGTCTGGGTATATCCGCTTTGGAATGATATATTTTGACTTGCTCCTGATTGACTGGTTTTCGATGTTCTTTGGTTGTTGATACAGAATCGCCATTACTTACCATCGCCTTCATATCTGTAGTAGAGCATCCAGTTAAAGCAATTGTTGATGCTATAACCGCATTCATTAGTATGACGTTTATTTTCATTGTGTTCTCCATGTTTTTATGCGCCGTTCTATGATAATGGAATTGTCTCAAAGAAACCTGATTTTTATCGGTTAATTTTTAATGAATGGGTCATCATCATGCGTTGACCACGTTTTTGCTGTATTGTGTCAAAAACGAAATAAACCGGCAAATAAAGTTTTCGGATGAATTTTTTAATCATTTAAATGTCCTTGTTTTATGATTGTATCGAATATAATACTAATATATCACATCCGGTATTATGAGCAAGCGTTATTTGACACATTAATCTCACATTTGAGATAATAATTTTATTAACGATGTTCTTGGAGTTCCTGTATTGGAAAACATGGATTGGAACAAATTGGCTTCCGGTCTTCTCAAGGCCGAGCTGAAGCGTCGTAACATTAATTATGAGCAGCTAATTGTCTTGTTGGATAAAATAGGTATCCACGAAACTCGAGCTGGCATATTAAATAAAATGAGCCGAGGTTCATTTCAATTTGCTTTTTTTCTACAGTGCGCCACGGCAATTGGAATTACCAATCTGCGACTTGATGATGTAGTCTCAACAATCAGGCCTTAATTCTGTTCGTGTTTTTTTATCGGAAAATCATTCCTATTACAACTGTACAGGCTGCCAGAAATGTCACGCATGAAGCCACCAGATTGAACATGGCAACCCGCTCTGTATTACGCAGTGACTTACCTACACGTGCAAGGAGATCTTCGGTTTCTTTTTTAACAGCCATCGCCGTGCTTATGGCACTGTCATGTAATAGTTTTGTCATGGTGTCTTTGCTGGCATCAAGGGCCGCGTTTAAAATCCTCTCGGATTTGTCTTTGGCGTCATTCCCCCAGCGAAGTGCGATCCCTTCCAGCTCTTCCTTGTACTGGTCGAGCATGGCTTGCTGAGCTTTAAGATTATCATCCATCAGCCGGGCATTAAGGGTTTGTAATATCAGGATAGGATCATTTTGCCCAACCGACACACCGTGTTTTACAGCTATTTCTTTAATAAGAGTTTGCATCTGGTCGGTCATTACAGTACCGCCGTATTTTCAAGTTGGTTGAAAATTTCATCTCGCACGATTTTGAGGCGCTGCCTTGTCATTATTGTTCGATCAGGGGAGGTGATTGCCTCATTAAAGGTCAAACGTTCCTGAAGCATTTCTGTCATATCACGCCCGTAGGTTTCTTCTTTGAGGGTTGGGAGCTGGACGATGGCTGATATGCGCTCTTTGTTATCGTTATAGGATTTCATTTGCTCAAAGCTTTTTCCATCGTGCTCGACAGATCCCCAATATGGGTTTATCCAGACTACGAATTGAGCGTTATCTGAAAACTGGCTGACGAGTTGTGAAAAGCCGTTGACCGTATCAAGCAGGGCCTGGCCGCCAGTGACAACAGTATGCACGACGAGCTCATGCCCCATATCGGCGAGCAGGGTCGGAACTTCATTGCTTATGAGGTAATGTGAGAGCTGCACAAATGAGCTCGCACCGTTGTCAATGATAGCGTCGTCTTTGATTAACGCAATCATTTCGATTAACTCGTCAAAGTTGCGCGTGTTAATTTCTTCGCCATCCATTATCTGGAGTTGCTTCACATTTAATGCCTTATAGCCCGCAAAGGTAGCATTCACCGGATCGGTGTCTATGCAAAGAGGACTTTTTCCTTTGTCTGTTTTGTATTGGGCAATAGTTGCGGCGATAAAAGATTTACCGACGCCTCCTTTGCCCTGCAATATCATGTGTATTTTTGCCATTAGATTAAGTCCTCAATGTTAGGTATGGGGTTGTAAGTGAATGCGGGCAGGACACCAGGCTTTGTTATTTTTGTTGCCGGCTTGTTTTGCTCAGTGTCTGGTTTTGTATGATTGCTGTCGGTCGTGACCTGTGGCGTTGGCTCAGGATGAGTTGCGCCCCGGTTTGCCTGCGGTTGGCGAATCTGGCGGTTCACGTAGTTTAAAAATGTATCATAACCAAATTCAATTCGTTTGGATTCATGCATGTTCTCCCACACCGTTTTTACTGGAAAACCCGCTTCTATGGCTGCTTTCACATCTTCACGGATAACAAGGAAGGCAACGAGATTTTTGTCCCGTCGGTTTGATTTTCTCTGCTTGACCCATTCGGCAAGCTGTTCGGGATAAGGTTTTGCCATATCAATTATCAGCCATTTATATTTTCGATTAAGTGTCAATTATATGTCAATTAAATATCGATTGAATCCGTTTAAATTCAATTATATGTCTGTTAAGTCAGTTTACACTATCATTTTCTCAAGTCGAAATATTTTTGGCATAAAAACAGGATTAAATCGAAATCAGTGTGCTATTATCCCATGGAGTAATTGATTTGTTTTCCCCGGCAAGATATGTAAGGTTAGCTAACCTGCAAGCAGGCTATCTAATCTTACTCATTCCTTATTCGCACCTGCGGTGCTCAACGGAAATCTTGCTCTCCGAGGGAAGCGGCTACCGCCGCACCAAACCAAACCGAGTCAAAAACTAAAGAAAAATAATGAGCGACGAACAAAAGAACCCAACCAGAAAACACGGACGCCACCTGCGGGTTCCCGTGCTTCCTGATGAGGAAAATGAAATCAAGGCCAACGCGGCAAAAGCAGGCCTCACCACCG from Legionella geestiana carries:
- a CDS encoding ArsA-related P-loop ATPase, whose protein sequence is MAKIHMILQGKGGVGKSFIAATIAQYKTDKGKSPLCIDTDPVNATFAGYKALNVKQLQIMDGEEINTRNFDELIEMIALIKDDAIIDNGASSFVQLSHYLISNEVPTLLADMGHELVVHTVVTGGQALLDTVNGFSQLVSQFSDNAQFVVWINPYWGSVEHDGKSFEQMKSYNDNKERISAIVQLPTLKEETYGRDMTEMLQERLTFNEAITSPDRTIMTRQRLKIVRDEIFNQLENTAVL
- a CDS encoding DUF6471 domain-containing protein is translated as MDWNKLASGLLKAELKRRNINYEQLIVLLDKIGIHETRAGILNKMSRGSFQFAFFLQCATAIGITNLRLDDVVSTIRP
- a CDS encoding TraK family protein — protein: MAKPYPEQLAEWVKQRKSNRRDKNLVAFLVIREDVKAAIEAGFPVKTVWENMHESKRIEFGYDTFLNYVNRQIRQPQANRGATHPEPTPQVTTDSNHTKPDTEQNKPATKITKPGVLPAFTYNPIPNIEDLI
- a CDS encoding ORF6N domain-containing protein — protein: MKIAVLQAVEDKIIEIRQQAVLIDSDVANLYGVETKRINEAVKNNPEKFPDNYIIFLNEADKSELVENFDRFSNLKHSSVLPKAFTERGLYMLATILKSERATETTLAIVETFAKVKEIERTIKAIPNTPQNSPKYQELMQKTGDLISELVVPDDLETSESEASIEINLALVKFKYTVKKKAK
- a CDS encoding conjugal transfer protein TraM; this encodes MTDQMQTLIKEIAVKHGVSVGQNDPILILQTLNARLMDDNLKAQQAMLDQYKEELEGIALRWGNDAKDKSERILNAALDASKDTMTKLLHDSAISTAMAVKKETEDLLARVGKSLRNTERVAMFNLVASCVTFLAACTVVIGMIFR